The Amylolactobacillus amylophilus DSM 20533 = JCM 1125 genome contains a region encoding:
- a CDS encoding PTS system mannose/fructose/sorbose family transporter subunit IID — translation MTEKNNNVEFNHITKKDKKSIFIRSYLGLQLGWNYERMQGLGYAYSVMPALKRLYKDDPDKMKQALTLETGFFNTTPQMAHLIIGADVALQDQLGMNDQSEKAIAGLKTGLMGPFAGVGDTIFVAIYNAIIFSITAYMAMSNQPLGLLIPIIGCAVIAYVRWRLFGFGLEQGQKLASAFGNRMAIFTEGASILGLTVVGAMIPAVINYSVDITYKVGKVTMSVQEMLDKILPALIPLSIALFSYWILGRKRMNSTRLIFVLILLGMLLGNLQAIATWIGSIA, via the coding sequence ATGACTGAGAAAAACAATAATGTTGAATTTAATCACATCACTAAAAAGGATAAAAAGAGTATCTTTATAAGATCATACTTGGGCTTACAACTTGGTTGGAACTATGAAAGAATGCAGGGACTTGGTTATGCATACTCAGTTATGCCGGCCCTGAAAAGATTGTATAAAGATGATCCAGATAAAATGAAACAGGCTTTGACTCTCGAAACTGGGTTCTTTAATACGACGCCACAAATGGCACATTTAATAATCGGTGCAGATGTAGCACTCCAAGATCAGCTCGGTATGAATGATCAAAGTGAGAAAGCAATCGCTGGTTTAAAAACTGGTTTGATGGGTCCATTTGCAGGTGTGGGTGATACTATATTTGTAGCAATCTATAATGCAATTATATTCTCGATTACAGCATATATGGCAATGTCCAATCAACCATTGGGATTACTAATACCAATTATAGGGTGTGCTGTTATCGCATATGTAAGATGGAGATTATTTGGCTTCGGGCTTGAACAAGGTCAAAAATTGGCTTCTGCATTTGGAAATAGAATGGCAATCTTTACAGAAGGTGCTTCTATACTGGGGTTAACCGTTGTTGGTGCAATGATTCCCGCAGTTATCAATTATTCTGTCGATATTACATATAAAGTTGGTAAAGTTACTATGTCTGTTCAGGAAATGCTAGATAAAATTTTACCAGCATTAATTCCTCTCTCCATTGCACTCTTCTCCTATTGGATTTTGGGTCGCAAGAGAATGAATTCCACGAGACTAATATTTGTACTGATATTACTTGGGATGTTATTAGGAAATTTACAGGCAATTGCGACCTGGATTGGCAGTATTGCATAA
- a CDS encoding PTS mannose/fructose/sorbose/N-acetylgalactosamine transporter subunit IIC: protein MDISWFAIIFLSLYVALGQIDALSLKFGLFSPVFAGAVTGFLLGDLKTGLLIGGTLQLTTLGVATYGGATVPDFLSGSVMGTAYAIMASKGVGYGIGLAIPIGLLLTQMDILARMSNTFFQRMAMRHVATGNYKGVERANLLGMVPWSLSRFIPVFIGLVFGSAVVKAINAWIPVWFMNGLKAAGMILPAMGIAILMRYLPLKRYYPYFIFGFAIMAYFSKSITLLGVSLFAFALAAVHVLNANKNQNNENINSAADSASGRVDDEEVEIDD from the coding sequence ATGGATATTTCTTGGTTTGCAATCATTTTTCTTAGTTTATATGTAGCACTAGGACAAATTGATGCGTTATCACTAAAGTTTGGCTTGTTTTCGCCAGTTTTTGCGGGAGCAGTTACTGGATTTTTGCTGGGAGATTTAAAAACCGGGTTGTTAATTGGAGGAACGTTACAACTAACAACACTTGGAGTTGCAACCTATGGTGGTGCCACTGTTCCAGATTTTCTATCGGGATCAGTAATGGGGACTGCATATGCAATTATGGCATCTAAAGGGGTTGGTTACGGAATTGGATTGGCTATTCCAATCGGTTTGTTACTGACGCAAATGGATATTCTCGCTCGTATGTCGAATACATTCTTTCAGCGTATGGCGATGAGGCATGTTGCGACAGGTAATTATAAAGGTGTGGAAAGGGCGAATCTTCTGGGTATGGTTCCCTGGTCCCTTTCGAGATTTATTCCAGTATTTATTGGTTTGGTATTTGGATCCGCAGTTGTAAAAGCGATTAATGCTTGGATTCCAGTTTGGTTTATGAATGGTTTGAAAGCTGCTGGGATGATTCTTCCAGCCATGGGTATCGCTATTTTGATGAGATATTTACCATTAAAGCGTTATTATCCATATTTCATCTTCGGATTTGCTATTATGGCATACTTTAGTAAGTCAATTACTTTACTAGGTGTCTCACTATTTGCCTTTGCATTAGCTGCTGTACATGTTTTAAACGCAAATAAAAATCAAAATAATGAAAATATAAATTCTGCTGCAGATTCCGCTTCGGGACGAGTTGATGACGAGGAGGTTGAGATTGATGACTGA
- a CDS encoding IS1380 family transposase, which translates to MTRLHENQVKFNSNITISHTGGRLSSDSGLVLVKELMNTFGFSQLAKQWLHITDHRAYFTHHNLAILEQLIMQLIAGYSADSSANLLRQDPVFQAVLGKKQLASQSSISRFLDRFTEENIDQLQALNQSLINKARLIRNDTELIIDVDSTHSDTFGRQEQTDYNAHYQTYGYHPLVAFDGLTGDFLKAELRSGNQYTSKGVKAFIAPLLYQYKSTLPHTEILVRGDSGFATPEVYESCEATESQYVIRLKSNRRLSQLAEHSVLYGDNQEWEEREVQYFSLPYQAQSWSKPRRVCIRSVREGGELLFHHAFIVTNLSDNVSPEVIFSLYGKRGTMENFIKEAKGGFYFDKTDSPRFLENHVRMMISVLAYNLVNFLKTIGFDKVNQGMTIHSIRLTLLKVAGKLVQTGRQVYLKLSSYHVYQTEFYKVFERLRRSKQWI; encoded by the coding sequence ATGACTAGATTACACGAAAATCAAGTTAAATTCAATTCAAATATCACTATTTCACATACTGGTGGTCGTCTATCAAGTGATTCGGGGTTAGTCCTGGTTAAAGAATTGATGAATACCTTCGGCTTTTCACAATTAGCTAAACAATGGCTCCATATCACAGATCATCGGGCTTATTTTACCCATCATAACTTAGCGATATTGGAACAGCTTATTATGCAGTTAATTGCTGGTTACTCGGCAGACTCATCAGCTAATCTATTAAGACAGGATCCAGTCTTTCAAGCTGTACTCGGTAAAAAGCAGTTGGCCTCACAATCGTCAATCTCACGGTTTCTGGATCGTTTCACCGAGGAGAACATCGATCAACTCCAAGCATTAAATCAGTCGCTGATTAATAAAGCGCGTTTGATTCGCAATGATACCGAGTTAATCATTGATGTCGATTCCACACATTCGGATACCTTTGGACGCCAAGAACAAACAGATTATAATGCCCATTATCAAACCTACGGCTATCACCCATTAGTTGCCTTTGACGGACTGACCGGAGATTTCTTAAAAGCTGAACTGCGTTCAGGCAATCAGTACACATCTAAAGGGGTAAAAGCTTTTATCGCCCCGCTGTTATACCAATACAAGAGCACGTTACCTCATACCGAGATATTGGTTCGGGGGGACAGCGGCTTCGCCACACCAGAGGTGTATGAGTCTTGTGAAGCAACTGAAAGCCAGTACGTTATCCGATTAAAGAGCAATCGGAGGTTAAGTCAGTTAGCTGAACACTCTGTTCTTTACGGGGACAATCAAGAATGGGAAGAGCGAGAAGTGCAGTATTTTTCACTACCTTATCAAGCACAATCCTGGTCGAAACCCCGTCGTGTCTGTATACGTTCCGTCCGTGAAGGAGGAGAATTGCTTTTTCATCATGCGTTTATTGTGACTAATCTATCCGACAACGTCTCGCCTGAAGTCATATTTTCTCTTTACGGCAAGCGTGGAACAATGGAAAATTTCATCAAAGAAGCGAAAGGTGGCTTTTACTTCGATAAAACAGATAGCCCGCGTTTCTTAGAAAATCATGTCAGAATGATGATCAGTGTCCTTGCATACAACCTCGTCAATTTTTTAAAAACCATTGGTTTTGATAAAGTGAACCAGGGCATGACGATCCATTCCATCCGGCTGACATTGCTTAAAGTAGCCGGTAAACTTGTTCAAACTGGGAGACAGGTCTATCTCAAACTGTCAAGCTATCATGTGTATCAAACTGAATTTTATAAGGTTTTTGAACGCCTGCGGCGATCCAAACAATGGATTTAG
- a CDS encoding recombinase family protein, producing MPFSSVLGFKRGLNGEFLVDVKEAKVIKAMFAMAVIGMTTAEIKKKLNDLGITTAYGNKWETTSTIKDMFTNEKYIGDALLQKTFTADFLTKQKKKNEGELPQYYVEDHHEAIVSKEVFDHVGKKLQSQTIRRASVPLSGKIFCGVCGERFGPRPWHAYKGSPHKETVWQCKKRTACGVPHIYDEQLGLLLDEVVRQVFKERVDLAE from the coding sequence ATGCCCTTCTCAAGTGTTCTGGGCTTTAAGCGGGGTCTGAATGGTGAGTTCTTAGTGGATGTGAAAGAAGCTAAGGTTATCAAAGCCATGTTTGCGATGGCGGTCATCGGGATGACAACGGCTGAGATTAAGAAGAAATTGAATGACCTGGGCATTACCACGGCTTATGGCAACAAGTGGGAAACGACATCGACCATTAAGGATATGTTTACGAACGAGAAGTATATCGGGGATGCCTTGCTCCAGAAAACGTTCACGGCTGACTTCCTGACCAAGCAGAAAAAGAAGAACGAAGGTGAGTTGCCTCAATATTATGTGGAGGACCATCACGAGGCGATTGTTTCAAAAGAGGTCTTTGATCATGTTGGAAAGAAACTACAGAGCCAGACCATTCGGAGAGCATCCGTCCCACTCTCGGGTAAGATATTCTGTGGCGTTTGTGGTGAGCGTTTTGGTCCACGACCATGGCACGCATACAAGGGGAGTCCTCATAAGGAGACCGTATGGCAATGTAAGAAACGGACGGCTTGTGGCGTGCCACACATCTATGATGAACAGTTGGGCTTACTACTGGATGAGGTGGTTCGTCAAGTATTTAAGGAGAGGGTTGACTTGGCTGAATAA
- a CDS encoding PTS system mannose/fructose/N-acetylgalactosamine-transporter subunit IIB has product MAIVAARVDERMIHGQVAMVWTNTVNADRILVVNDEVVKDEMQIQGLKLARPAGIKLGIASIARSVENLKSDKYANENVFVITRNIPDMAALIDGGVNIPVFNVGNISAKDGSRQIKKSVSVTPKDEEIIHRLTSQGIKITAQMIPNEPNASIESFLG; this is encoded by the coding sequence ATGGCTATAGTAGCAGCACGTGTAGATGAGCGTATGATTCATGGACAGGTTGCGATGGTGTGGACGAACACGGTAAATGCTGATCGTATTCTGGTTGTTAATGATGAAGTAGTTAAAGATGAAATGCAGATTCAGGGATTGAAACTTGCTAGGCCTGCCGGAATTAAGTTAGGTATTGCATCAATTGCTCGCTCTGTAGAGAATCTTAAATCAGATAAGTATGCAAACGAAAATGTTTTTGTAATTACTCGAAATATTCCGGATATGGCAGCTCTAATTGACGGCGGTGTTAATATTCCTGTCTTTAATGTTGGTAATATTTCGGCAAAAGATGGATCAAGACAAATTAAGAAATCCGTTAGTGTTACGCCAAAAGATGAAGAGATTATCCATAGATTAACTAGCCAAGGAATTAAGATAACAGCTCAAATGATTCCAAATGAACCCAATGCATCAATTGAATCTTTTTTAGGATAG
- a CDS encoding MurR/RpiR family transcriptional regulator produces the protein MDLYSRVIKEYPNLKGVNRRIAEYIIDNPLEFTRKTAKEISVITKTSAASIVRFVRYFNFNGLQDFKISLVQDFNSINNQSEVLDTIIERTDSYAEISHKLSGFIIDNAKETHNLVDVRILAKIVNVIKNAETIYLEGLSASGLAANDLYYKLIRSNRKAIFDKDSHTAIERSYFMTKKDVVIIFSYSGLTEEMIIIAKQAQLNHTPVILITRKSPSPLMKLADYVFPIPANESLLRIGAVSSLFSEIYASSLIFLSLVNSEIPQLEKNYHDTSKLTKKLKHQNRGINDGH, from the coding sequence GTGGATTTATATTCTAGAGTTATTAAAGAGTATCCCAACTTAAAAGGTGTAAACAGACGTATTGCTGAGTATATTATTGATAATCCGCTCGAATTTACAAGAAAAACCGCAAAGGAAATCAGTGTAATAACTAAAACATCAGCTGCTTCAATTGTAAGATTTGTTCGCTATTTCAACTTTAATGGACTTCAGGATTTTAAGATTAGTCTAGTTCAAGATTTTAACAGCATAAACAATCAGTCTGAAGTTCTGGATACAATAATTGAAAGAACGGATAGTTATGCTGAAATCAGTCATAAACTTTCCGGTTTTATCATTGATAATGCAAAAGAAACTCATAATTTAGTTGATGTAAGAATACTGGCGAAAATTGTAAATGTAATAAAGAATGCAGAAACAATATACCTTGAAGGATTAAGCGCTTCGGGATTAGCTGCCAATGATTTGTATTACAAACTAATTCGTTCTAACCGTAAGGCTATCTTTGATAAAGACAGTCATACTGCAATTGAACGTTCGTATTTTATGACTAAAAAAGATGTTGTAATAATATTTTCGTACAGTGGATTAACTGAAGAGATGATTATTATTGCTAAACAAGCACAATTAAATCATACGCCTGTAATTTTGATTACTAGAAAATCACCCTCACCATTGATGAAATTAGCAGATTATGTTTTTCCTATCCCCGCCAATGAATCTTTATTGAGAATTGGTGCTGTATCATCTCTATTTTCTGAAATATATGCATCAAGCTTGATATTTTTGAGCTTGGTTAATAGTGAAATACCTCAGTTGGAAAAAAACTATCATGATACTTCAAAATTAACTAAGAAATTAAAACATCAGAATCGAGGAATAAATGATGGACATTAA
- a CDS encoding recombinase family protein: MQANEDWEFAGLFVDEGISGTSFKKRVAFQEMIEKAKSGEVEYIITKSISRFARNTVDTLTTIRMLKSIGVGVWF, encoded by the coding sequence ATTCAAGCCAATGAGGACTGGGAGTTTGCTGGACTGTTCGTGGATGAGGGGATTAGTGGGACATCCTTCAAAAAGCGTGTTGCTTTTCAAGAGATGATTGAGAAGGCAAAGTCGGGTGAGGTAGAGTACATCATCACCAAGTCCATCAGTCGCTTTGCTCGGAACACGGTGGACACGCTCACAACCATTCGGATGCTGAAATCCATCGGTGTTGGGGTTTGGTTTTAA
- a CDS encoding dipeptide epimerase, whose translation MIQNKIESISYERVEIPLEVPFVTARHRVDSINAIEVKVRLSSGLVGVGSATPNEVVTGDSMESIIHTISTKINPSIVGSTIDNWENLLRSVRTSVFGQTPAKAAVEMALYDLRSQLFNTSLTTMLGGAKTFITTDFTVGLSAPVKMIKRIEAKVAEGFHSIKIKLGESDYNEDLELLRMLSSKAWNGISFRIDANQAWTVQQTKELIDFLKQSSLEISFIEQPLRADDLQGMRNLVAYSDIPIMADESVHSVNDALKVLTSGAADLINIKLMKTGGISEAERINQLCELFNVPVMVGCMIESEVGISAAVSFACAHDNVKYTDLDSIFMIRYSYSGNRIIRIKEDKIYPFIRRGGD comes from the coding sequence ATGATACAAAATAAAATTGAGAGCATATCGTATGAAAGGGTGGAAATACCTTTGGAGGTCCCCTTTGTAACAGCTAGACATCGTGTTGATTCAATAAATGCAATTGAAGTTAAAGTACGTTTAAGTAGTGGTCTTGTTGGGGTTGGTTCAGCTACACCTAATGAGGTCGTCACAGGTGATAGTATGGAAAGTATCATCCATACTATAAGTACCAAGATAAATCCTTCAATAGTGGGAAGTACAATTGATAACTGGGAAAATTTGTTGAGGTCAGTACGTACAAGTGTCTTTGGGCAGACGCCAGCAAAGGCCGCTGTCGAGATGGCGCTATATGATTTGAGGTCTCAATTATTTAACACCTCGTTAACTACTATGTTGGGCGGAGCGAAGACATTTATTACAACTGATTTTACCGTTGGACTTTCAGCGCCTGTTAAAATGATAAAGCGAATAGAAGCCAAGGTTGCAGAAGGATTTCATTCAATAAAAATAAAATTAGGTGAGTCAGATTACAATGAAGATCTTGAGTTGTTGCGGATGTTAAGTTCAAAAGCTTGGAATGGAATTTCATTTAGAATTGATGCTAACCAAGCGTGGACAGTACAACAGACAAAAGAGTTGATAGATTTTCTGAAACAGAGCAGTTTGGAAATATCTTTCATTGAGCAACCTTTGAGGGCAGATGATCTGCAGGGGATGCGGAATTTGGTGGCGTATTCGGATATTCCGATCATGGCAGATGAAAGTGTCCATTCAGTAAATGATGCATTGAAGGTTTTGACTAGTGGAGCTGCTGATTTAATCAATATAAAATTGATGAAGACGGGGGGAATATCTGAAGCCGAAAGGATCAATCAGTTGTGTGAGTTATTCAATGTCCCAGTTATGGTGGGATGTATGATTGAATCTGAGGTTGGTATATCTGCTGCGGTCTCATTTGCGTGTGCACATGATAATGTAAAGTATACTGATTTAGATTCAATATTCATGATTCGTTATAGTTATTCCGGAAATAGAATCATACGAATTAAAGAGGATAAGATATATCCCTTTATAAGAAGGGGCGGTGATTAA
- a CDS encoding serine hydrolase produces the protein MNTFNDIEEQILFITNQFSGHVSVDIESDSELSIEVNTKKMMRSASLIKLPIAAYIDSVISENSALLDEEIFISNDNMVGGAGVIRFLSPKCWKISDLLFLMIEQSDNTATNCLLNYFGLSNIQKWISDNYSGISLNRKMMQYNGVKDNFTNVADILGILKQFKSRSTPVNSIVMRAMRHQVNRSKLVAVIQPHIETYNKSGENEGVENDAAIFVQKDKWVIVVVQTEYYEQSESIKLIRTIGNEVSKYFL, from the coding sequence TTGAATACTTTCAATGATATAGAGGAGCAAATTTTATTTATTACAAATCAATTTTCTGGTCATGTCAGTGTTGATATAGAAAGTGATTCTGAACTTAGCATTGAAGTTAACACCAAAAAAATGATGCGTTCAGCAAGCTTGATTAAATTACCGATAGCAGCATATATTGATTCTGTAATATCCGAAAACTCGGCGTTATTGGACGAGGAAATCTTCATTTCAAATGATAACATGGTTGGTGGAGCGGGTGTGATTAGATTTTTATCACCAAAATGTTGGAAGATATCTGACTTGCTTTTTTTGATGATTGAGCAATCTGATAACACCGCAACAAATTGTTTACTTAATTATTTTGGGTTGAGTAACATTCAGAAGTGGATATCAGATAACTATTCAGGAATATCTTTGAATAGAAAAATGATGCAATATAATGGTGTGAAAGATAATTTCACGAATGTGGCGGACATTTTAGGTATACTCAAACAATTTAAGAGCAGATCTACACCAGTTAACTCTATTGTGATGAGAGCTATGAGACATCAAGTGAATCGATCAAAGCTTGTGGCAGTTATTCAGCCTCATATTGAAACTTATAATAAGAGCGGTGAAAATGAAGGTGTTGAGAATGATGCTGCAATATTTGTTCAAAAAGACAAATGGGTTATTGTGGTTGTGCAAACTGAGTATTATGAACAATCAGAGTCAATAAAGTTAATTCGAACAATTGGAAACGAAGTTAGTAAATATTTTTTGTGA
- a CDS encoding serine hydrolase domain-containing protein: MEKELTKKSEKITKLIESTVDDDIIYGASFSLVGDNINEQHYIGYQGVNQEKTELKPGMLYDIASLTKVVGTTTRILQLIDEHKIHLTDKIGMYISDFRHPEITIYQLLTHTSGLPADFDNVHSLTKEQLITKIINVDFLPDKDNVYSDFNYILLGWLIDKLDGNLAESLERNIFLPLGMQNTGYNPRINSYEDVVPTEVQQDRGGLIRGEVHDYKAYLLEGISGHAGLFSTLQDLTTFANNIVNTSGESENIISRDMINEIKQTNIGGRTIGWQRWGDKYEYYWHTGFTGTSIALNMENRTAFVCLTNRVYPSRKNNGWTSKRKEALEYFFGEENENDTK, encoded by the coding sequence TTGGAAAAAGAATTAACCAAAAAATCAGAAAAAATAACCAAACTAATAGAAAGCACCGTAGATGATGACATCATTTATGGTGCTTCATTTAGTTTGGTTGGTGACAATATAAATGAGCAACATTACATTGGTTATCAAGGTGTTAATCAAGAAAAAACTGAGTTAAAACCAGGCATGTTGTACGATATAGCATCTCTGACTAAGGTTGTAGGTACAACTACAAGAATTTTACAATTAATTGATGAACACAAAATACATTTGACAGATAAAATAGGGATGTATATCTCTGATTTTAGACATCCTGAGATAACTATTTATCAGCTCCTAACTCACACTTCAGGTTTACCTGCCGATTTTGATAATGTACATTCTTTGACTAAGGAGCAGTTAATTACAAAAATAATTAATGTTGATTTTTTGCCAGACAAAGACAATGTATACTCGGATTTTAACTACATATTACTTGGTTGGTTAATCGATAAGTTAGACGGCAATTTAGCTGAAAGTTTAGAAAGAAATATTTTTTTACCCCTGGGGATGCAAAATACTGGATATAATCCAAGAATAAATAGTTATGAGGATGTTGTCCCAACTGAAGTTCAACAAGACCGGGGAGGGCTGATTCGTGGAGAAGTGCACGATTACAAAGCTTATTTATTAGAGGGGATTAGTGGTCATGCCGGCTTGTTCTCTACGCTCCAAGACTTGACGACTTTTGCAAATAATATTGTTAATACCTCAGGTGAATCTGAGAATATTATTTCACGTGACATGATTAATGAAATAAAGCAGACAAATATAGGAGGAAGAACTATTGGTTGGCAACGTTGGGGAGATAAGTATGAATATTATTGGCATACTGGGTTTACCGGTACCTCAATTGCATTAAATATGGAAAATCGTACGGCATTTGTGTGCCTAACGAACAGGGTGTATCCTTCTAGGAAAAATAATGGTTGGACATCCAAGCGCAAAGAGGCGCTAGAATATTTCTTTGGGGAAGAAAACGAAAATGATACAAAATAA
- the murQ gene encoding N-acetylmuramic acid 6-phosphate etherase: protein MDIKDLITEQRNPNSMHIDTMETIELVRLINREDSKVSSAIERKVQSISSAIDQASSRYNKGGRLIYCGAGTSGRLGVLDAAELVPTYGIKPERAVGLIAGGLKAMFKSVEGAEDSNDLAESDLKNIELTDQDTVISIAASGRTPYAIGAINYANSVGALSVAVTCAENSTMGKLAKIAIEVEVGPEVITGSTRMKAGTAQKMVLNIISTGVMVKSGKVFQNLMIDVQPSNNKLVDRATRIISAATGKSIEEASELLKRANNHVNVAIVMGKTDLDLESAKDLLKQNDGIVGKVILNWKKN, encoded by the coding sequence ATGGACATTAAGGACTTAATAACTGAGCAAAGAAACCCAAACTCGATGCATATCGATACGATGGAAACAATCGAATTGGTTAGATTAATTAATCGCGAAGATAGCAAAGTATCAAGTGCAATTGAGAGGAAGGTTCAATCAATATCAAGTGCTATTGACCAGGCTAGTAGTCGTTATAACAAAGGAGGTAGGCTAATCTATTGTGGTGCAGGAACATCAGGAAGGTTAGGAGTCCTTGATGCAGCAGAACTAGTTCCAACATATGGTATTAAGCCAGAAAGAGCTGTGGGACTTATTGCGGGTGGTCTCAAAGCCATGTTTAAATCTGTGGAAGGGGCTGAAGATTCAAACGATTTAGCTGAAAGTGATTTAAAAAATATTGAGCTGACTGATCAAGATACTGTAATCTCTATAGCGGCTAGCGGTAGAACACCTTATGCAATTGGTGCAATAAATTATGCAAATAGTGTTGGTGCTCTTAGTGTAGCTGTCACCTGTGCAGAAAATAGTACTATGGGTAAACTTGCAAAAATAGCAATTGAAGTTGAAGTTGGACCAGAAGTGATTACAGGTTCAACCAGAATGAAGGCTGGTACTGCACAAAAAATGGTGTTAAATATTATTTCAACTGGCGTAATGGTCAAATCTGGTAAGGTATTTCAAAACTTAATGATTGATGTTCAACCAAGTAACAATAAACTAGTGGACAGAGCCACTAGAATTATTTCGGCAGCAACTGGTAAAAGTATTGAAGAAGCTTCAGAACTATTAAAAAGAGCAAATAATCATGTGAATGTCGCTATCGTAATGGGTAAAACTGATTTAGATTTGGAATCTGCAAAAGATTTACTTAAACAGAATGATGGAATAGTTGGTAAGGTGATTTTAAATTGGAAAAAGAATTAA
- a CDS encoding family 1 glycosylhydrolase, producing MAKHYSVEEKIEILSFLDKGWGITEVAQYHSLSTSTVKRWRNQYQLKGIGGLKPIYPYPETPENQHAADLYNAFLNYFLLDGTFLGYYSDETRKLINEILDANDAQLKIEPGDMDELAQAATQNDYFGLNYYQSQFIKAYDGDNESSFNGTGEKGTSAFKFKGVGELVKKPGVEQTDWDWNIYPEGLYDILKIVSERYPNSKTIYITENGLGFKDRYEGPDQVIEDDERIDYIDQHLDAILKARKEGVNVQGYFVWSLQDQFSWANGYNKRYGLFYVDFETQKREIKKSAQWFKELSNTIPQ from the coding sequence TTGGCTAAACATTATAGTGTTGAGGAAAAGATTGAGATATTGTCCTTCTTAGATAAAGGCTGGGGTATAACTGAGGTTGCCCAATACCATTCTTTATCTACAAGTACCGTCAAACGTTGGAGAAATCAGTATCAGCTTAAAGGTATTGGTGGGCTTAAACCAATTTATCCATATCCGGAAACCCCAGAGAATCAACATGCAGCTGATTTATACAATGCATTCTTGAACTATTTCTTGCTTGATGGGACATTCCTTGGTTACTATTCAGATGAAACAAGAAAGTTAATTAATGAGATTCTAGATGCCAATGATGCTCAGCTTAAGATAGAGCCTGGTGATATGGATGAACTAGCTCAAGCAGCCACCCAGAATGATTATTTCGGCTTAAACTACTACCAATCGCAATTCATTAAAGCTTATGATGGTGATAATGAGAGCTCATTCAATGGTACCGGTGAAAAGGGAACTAGTGCCTTTAAATTTAAGGGTGTTGGTGAGCTAGTTAAGAAGCCGGGAGTTGAGCAGACTGATTGGGACTGGAATATTTATCCCGAAGGTCTATATGATATTTTAAAGATTGTTTCTGAAAGATATCCGAACTCAAAAACTATCTATATTACTGAAAATGGGCTTGGATTTAAGGATCGTTATGAGGGTCCGGATCAAGTGATTGAAGACGATGAGCGAATTGATTATATTGATCAGCATCTGGATGCAATATTGAAGGCCCGTAAAGAGGGTGTCAATGTCCAAGGCTACTTTGTTTGGTCGCTTCAGGATCAATTCTCTTGGGCAAATGGATATAATAAACGTTATGGACTCTTCTATGTTGATTTCGAGACGCAGAAGAGGGAAATTAAGAAGAGTGCACAGTGGTTTAAGGAACTTTCAAACACCATTCCGCAATAA